The region ttttaaattgaaacagGAAAAGACTCTGGGgataaaaattacaacttCACATCTAATTTCAGCCATTAATTTACCGGCGGGCTATGTTTACTATCCGACCGTAAGTTCAGCCTACAAAATACATCAGGATGGACTCAGTTGGAGTAACGCAAAGGATGCTTGCATTGCCGAGGGAGGTCGCCTCGCCGTGATTGACACGCATGAAAAAGTTGGAATCGTAAATGGGATCAGGGATCCAAGCACCAACGTGTGGGTCGGTATTGAGAAAAAGAACGACAACTGGGTTACTGCCGACACACGTGAGTATCACACCGTACATCTGAATggttttgcaataaattttcatgttgAGAAATTGAAGTAGAGAGCAACTTACCAGCctgcagaaaaaattaactgatcCGTGCTATTCAATTTACCAGAGGCACGTCTGTTCTATCTACCGTGGGGAACGAATCAGCCTTATGGTCTCGGGGACTGTGTTGCCGTGAAGAAAAGTGGCACAGGACTGAAAAACAGGCTGTGCTTCTGGTCGGAACCTTACGTTTGCGAAATCGTACGGTAATAGTAGCGCCGCACAATAACTATTACCAGCAACCAACGAAGACCGGGCAGTAACTTCCCTAGGTATCGACTATGAGAAGAACAGCCATAATTCGAAATCCTCTAGGCCTGACTATCGAGTAGATATGATTCTTCAATAATTGTGTAACTCGTATAATTGTTGCAAAATAATACCGTTGATATTCTAAATAAAATTACGCTGTTTAATTGACGAACTTGCGCCACGTGTATCCTCATGTTGTTCTCCAGACGATCTCTTGACCTTTGAAACATCGATATATCAAAAATGCACGACGGCACAGCAACCGAGAACCAATGGTAAATAAGAGCGAAAACACTTATCACTTTGTTTTGAGCGAGTCGAATCTGACTCCTATTTGATCACATGTAATTCATAGAAAAGTTCACAAAGGTTATCTCTCTCGGTTTAGTTTCTACTATCGAACGCATTCAGTAGGTTGATTTCGTCCAAGTGTTCGGGAATCAAGTCGCGAAAAAACACCGGAATGCAGACATAATTGCACGCGCGAATCCAGCCAATGATCTTTCCCGACGATGCTGACGAGGAGTGAAATTTATCACACCATAATTACCGGTCTTTAATTTCGAGTAATTGATTCTGTTTCACTGATCATCCATTCAGCGGTATCACACACGCTTTTACCTTTCAACGCGTTGTTCGTTTACTCGTAACGCCCTCTCTTCTTCACAATGCTCGGTAAATACTCACACTCACCTCGAATCTGGCTTTTATCGCATTGTCAGTGCCCGTGCCGCTGTTTTCACCAAGGTATAATTCGCAATCACAGACATGAGGGACCTTTTATCGTCCGACAGCCTTGAAGGTGACTCGGTGCACAGTCAGCGGTGAAGA is a window of Neodiprion fabricii isolate iyNeoFabr1 chromosome 6, iyNeoFabr1.1, whole genome shotgun sequence DNA encoding:
- the LOC124184343 gene encoding C-type lectin domain family 4 member E-like, coding for MSVALRMLFLQLVCILVVSVTSNYQGPYHSSSVTTTINLPAGYVYYPTVSSAYKIHQDGLSWSNAKDACIAEGGRLAVIDTHEKVGIVNGIRDPSTNVWVGIEKKNDNWVTADTQARLFYLPWGTNQPYGLGDCVAVKKSGTGLKNRLCFWSEPYVCEIVR